Proteins encoded together in one Heterodontus francisci isolate sHetFra1 chromosome 20, sHetFra1.hap1, whole genome shotgun sequence window:
- the hmx2 gene encoding homeobox protein HMX2 — protein MHSARACSGKTTAEQSHNNIRRLTLLQAVVSKFIFLFYERRMSSKDDITKCSPAPISSFTIQSILGTSSEEERTGCKDNAKVNARKRCLSDSSDEELTEEGYKDLACFCSDSGPTQPCRRHQTISYTCVSNSKGVGTAGQESTERRQQQYLSQDGQVYKEEKEKNCMQTSTDRQREGDRQGNATKKKTRTVFSRSQVYQLESTFDMKRYLSSSERACLATSLQLTETQVKTWFQNRRNKWKRQLSAELEAANMAHASAQTLVGMPLVFRDNSLLRVPVPRSIAFPAPLYYPGNNLTALPFYNLYNKIEY, from the exons ATGCATTCAGCCCGTGCATGCTCAGGGAAAACGACTGCAGAACAAAGCCACAACAATATACGCCGTCTAACACTTCTGCAAGCGGTTGTAAGTaagtttattttccttttttatgaaCGCAGAATGAGCAGCAAAGACGACATCACAAAGTGTTCTCCAGCCCCGATCTCCAGCTTTACGATACAGTCCATACTTGGGACCTCGTCGGAGGAAGAACGCACAGGTTGCAAAGACAATGCAAAAGTAAATGCCAGGAAGCGCTGTTTATCCGACTCCTCCGACGAAGAGTTAACTGAGGAAGGATACAAAGACCTAGCCTGCTTCTGTTCTGACTCTGGTCCCACACAGCCCTGTCGCAGACACCAGACTATCAGCTACACTTGTGTGA GTAATTCTAAAGGAGTCGGCACCGCTGGGCAGGAAAGTACTGAGAGAAGGCAGCAGCAGTACCTGTCGCAAGATGGTCAGGTTTACAAGGAAGAGAAGGAAAAAAATTGCATGCAGACatcgacagacagacagagggagggagacagacaagGGAATGCGACCAAGAAGAAGACTCGTACGGTTTTCTCTCGGAGCCAAGTCTACCAACTGGAATCCACCTTCGACATGAAACGTTACCTGAGCAGCTCGGAAAGAGCTTGCCTCGCGACCAGCCTCCAGCTCACAGAGACCCAGGTCAAAACCTGGTTTCAGAACCGCAGGAACAAGTGGAAGCGACAGCTCTCAGCAgaactcgaggcggccaacatggcCCACGCGTCAGCGCAGACTCTAGTAGGAATGCCTCTAGTTTTCAGAGACAATTCCCTTTTGAGGGTTCCAGTCCCCAGATCAATTGCGTTCCCAGCTCCTTTGTACTACCCGGGCAACAACCTTACAGCTCTTCCCTTCTACAATCTCTACAACAAAATCGAATACTGA